Proteins from a single region of Flavobacterium sp. YJ01:
- a CDS encoding recombinase family protein encodes MKIVIYSRVSTNNQDYKRQTEELLEFSKNMNYEVSSIFEEKISGGKTNEERPELMKMINFIKTNKIDKVLCWELSRLGRNTIEVLKTIQLLNENCISLYIKNHNIETLNDKFEINPMSQFLIQILTSVSEMEKTQIRQRIKSGYDSYRKNGGKVGRKDGFKKDNETLLTEHKEVVKLLKQGYSIRKIMKLTDKSSGTVQKIKKLL; translated from the coding sequence ATGAAAATAGTTATATATTCAAGGGTTTCAACTAACAATCAAGATTACAAGAGACAAACAGAGGAATTATTAGAGTTTTCAAAAAATATGAATTATGAGGTTTCGAGTATTTTTGAAGAAAAGATTTCTGGGGGAAAAACAAATGAGGAAAGACCAGAACTTATGAAAATGATAAACTTTATCAAAACCAATAAAATTGACAAAGTTCTTTGTTGGGAATTAAGTCGATTAGGAAGAAACACTATAGAAGTTTTAAAAACAATCCAATTGTTAAATGAGAATTGTATCTCTCTTTATATAAAAAACCACAATATTGAAACACTTAATGACAAATTTGAGATAAACCCAATGTCTCAATTCTTAATCCAAATTCTTACTTCTGTTAGTGAAATGGAAAAAACACAGATTAGACAAAGAATAAAATCAGGTTACGATAGTTATAGAAAAAACGGCGGAAAAGTTGGAAGAAAAGACGGATTCAAAAAAGACAACGAAACACTTTTAACAGAACATAAAGAAGTTGTAAAATTATTAAAACAAGGATATTCCATTAGAAAAATAATGAAATTAACCGACAAAAGTAGCGGAACTGTTCAAAAGATTAAAAAATTACTATAA
- a CDS encoding D-TA family PLP-dependent enzyme: MQKNWWEINSETLIDTPFLAVYEDRVRQNIEKLISYVKGDTQRLRPHIKTHKNAEILELFKIYNIKKIKCATIAEAELAANQNIEDILLAYQPVGLKAERWVSLIKKFPEIQFSTIVDNLKTASHLNEIAKRNNLVLSVYLDLNTGMNRTGFSISEDWTALIEEILKLKNLNFRGIHIYDGHIKGTVEERNLEASKSFEQISNKSENLKIVAGGSNTFPFYASQENVECSPGTFVFWDSNYQNNLPEQDFKAALIIVGTIISKPTRNTFCVDIGYKAVSSENPIDKRLVILNDDNLIPTAHSEEHLILENRGKNEYEIGDIIYAEPYHVCPTVALYDNLQVVNKKHQIYTQWPVGARGRKNTI; encoded by the coding sequence ATGCAAAAGAACTGGTGGGAAATAAATTCTGAAACTCTTATCGATACTCCGTTTTTAGCCGTTTACGAAGATCGAGTACGACAAAATATCGAAAAGTTGATTTCTTATGTGAAAGGCGACACGCAAAGATTGCGTCCGCATATTAAAACACATAAAAATGCTGAAATTTTAGAGCTTTTTAAAATTTATAATATCAAAAAAATAAAATGCGCAACAATTGCTGAAGCTGAATTAGCTGCCAATCAAAATATTGAAGACATTCTTTTAGCCTATCAACCAGTTGGATTAAAAGCAGAAAGATGGGTTTCATTAATTAAAAAATTTCCTGAAATCCAATTTTCAACGATTGTAGATAATCTCAAAACGGCTTCACATTTAAATGAAATTGCCAAAAGAAACAATCTTGTTTTGTCTGTTTATTTGGATTTAAACACCGGAATGAATCGAACAGGATTTTCGATTTCTGAAGATTGGACAGCATTAATTGAAGAAATTTTAAAATTAAAAAATCTCAATTTTAGAGGAATCCACATTTATGACGGTCATATAAAAGGAACTGTTGAAGAACGAAATTTAGAAGCTTCTAAGTCTTTTGAGCAAATTAGCAATAAATCAGAAAACCTTAAAATTGTCGCTGGCGGTTCTAATACTTTTCCATTTTACGCATCACAAGAAAATGTAGAATGCAGTCCGGGAACTTTTGTTTTTTGGGATTCTAATTATCAAAATAATTTGCCTGAACAAGATTTTAAAGCTGCATTAATAATTGTTGGAACTATAATTTCTAAACCAACAAGAAATACTTTTTGTGTCGATATTGGTTATAAAGCCGTTTCATCTGAAAATCCGATTGATAAAAGATTGGTTATTTTAAATGATGATAATTTGATTCCAACTGCACATTCAGAAGAACATTTGATTTTAGAAAATCGAGGTAAAAATGAATATGAAATTGGAGATATTATTTATGCAGAACCTTATCATGTTTGTCCGACTGTCGCATTATATGATAATCTTCAAGTAGTAAATAAAAAGCATCAAATTTATACGCAATGGCCAGTTGGCGCACGAGGACGAAAAAATACTATTTAA
- a CDS encoding DUF4238 domain-containing protein: MAGNLVKRQHYVPRTYLQRFSRQEGQEYFISVLPNSSVDKSKIFEVNIKNIALEKDFYTMPGETDSQKMAIEKFYAEEFEQHYSSIYEILVDPQKTEITNEERELIISTVITMYYRTTKWVNASKSLMSRVFYQMFHLCKQTGKDYFTFEGERVSIAGKTLEQFTKEFNDERQPHMILTQLEVAFKLISVRLQSDSLTVVKLDEESLEFVVSDNPVIAGGLNESRFSPFDPSNLFYLPLDPKHMLILIPEKTEGLENRIFRRTSSGFMGGIEKLTSNYQQMKNSERFMLGTKKELESYISTKEITEKPTDEMNEEDREEFRRFIQKLDNKE, from the coding sequence ATGGCAGGAAATTTAGTAAAAAGACAGCATTACGTTCCACGTACTTATCTACAACGTTTTTCGAGACAAGAGGGACAAGAATATTTTATATCTGTCTTGCCAAATTCATCAGTTGATAAGAGTAAAATATTTGAAGTTAATATTAAAAATATTGCTTTAGAAAAAGATTTTTACACAATGCCAGGAGAAACGGATTCTCAGAAAATGGCAATTGAAAAATTCTATGCAGAGGAATTTGAACAACATTACTCTTCTATTTATGAAATTCTTGTTGATCCACAAAAAACTGAAATTACAAATGAAGAAAGAGAGTTAATTATTTCTACTGTTATTACTATGTATTATCGAACAACAAAATGGGTTAATGCTAGTAAAAGTTTAATGAGTCGGGTTTTTTATCAAATGTTTCACTTATGTAAACAAACAGGAAAAGATTATTTTACATTTGAAGGGGAAAGAGTTTCTATAGCAGGTAAAACATTAGAACAGTTTACAAAAGAATTTAATGACGAACGACAACCTCATATGATATTGACACAATTAGAAGTTGCATTTAAATTAATAAGTGTTCGATTGCAGTCAGATTCATTAACTGTTGTTAAGTTAGATGAGGAGAGTTTAGAGTTTGTTGTGAGTGATAATCCTGTGATTGCTGGAGGTTTAAATGAATCACGATTTTCTCCTTTTGATCCAAGTAATTTATTTTATCTACCATTAGATCCAAAACATATGTTGATTTTAATACCTGAAAAAACAGAAGGTCTTGAGAATAGAATTTTTAGAAGAACTTCAAGTGGATTTATGGGAGGGATAGAGAAATTAACGTCTAATTATCAACAAATGAAAAACTCTGAAAGATTTATGTTGGGGACAAAAAAAGAATTAGAATCGTATATCTCAACTAAAGAGATTACTGAGAAACCAACTGATGAAATGAATGAAGAGGATAGAGAAGAGTTTAGAAGATTTATTCAAAAATTAGATAACAAAGAGTAA
- the dcm gene encoding DNA (cytosine-5-)-methyltransferase, which yields MANKYTVGSLYAGVGGICLGFENAGFKLEWANEFDKKACITYKNNFEHTLIEGDVMELDVKKLQKVDILTAGFPCQPFSLAGHRKGFEDVRGNHFFKILDFVDEMRPKVIFLENVKNLKSHDNGNTMKVIEREIKKRNYTFDSAILNTKDFGNIPHNRERIFMIAFDKDFVKKGFKFDFPEKEQLTKKVTDLITKEQVEKKFYYTEDKYMYKMLKEAVVREDRIYQFRRQYVRENKRKVCPTLTANMGTGGHNVPIITTDFGFRKLTPRECFRFQGFPDSYKLPKISNSNLYKQAGNSVSMPVIQRLASEIFKCIEKIETKKTKVQRV from the coding sequence ATGGCAAACAAATATACCGTAGGAAGTTTATACGCTGGTGTTGGCGGTATTTGTCTGGGTTTTGAAAATGCAGGTTTTAAACTAGAATGGGCGAATGAATTTGATAAAAAAGCCTGTATTACTTATAAAAACAACTTCGAACATACATTGATTGAAGGAGATGTGATGGAACTTGATGTCAAAAAGCTTCAAAAAGTAGATATTCTGACGGCAGGATTTCCTTGTCAGCCTTTTTCGCTCGCGGGTCATAGAAAAGGTTTTGAGGATGTTCGAGGCAATCATTTTTTCAAAATATTAGATTTTGTTGATGAAATGCGACCTAAAGTAATATTTCTAGAAAATGTCAAAAACCTGAAAAGTCATGATAATGGAAACACCATGAAAGTAATAGAACGCGAAATTAAAAAACGCAATTATACTTTTGACAGTGCCATTTTGAACACTAAAGATTTCGGAAACATTCCGCACAATCGTGAGCGAATTTTCATGATTGCTTTTGACAAAGATTTCGTCAAAAAAGGATTTAAATTTGATTTTCCAGAAAAAGAACAATTAACAAAAAAGGTTACCGATCTGATTACAAAAGAACAAGTAGAAAAAAAATTTTATTACACCGAGGACAAATACATGTACAAGATGCTAAAAGAAGCAGTTGTGCGCGAAGACAGAATTTATCAGTTTAGACGGCAATATGTTCGGGAGAACAAAAGAAAAGTCTGCCCTACTTTAACAGCAAATATGGGAACTGGCGGCCATAATGTTCCTATTATTACAACCGATTTTGGGTTTAGAAAATTAACTCCAAGAGAATGTTTTCGTTTTCAAGGATTTCCAGACAGTTACAAATTACCCAAAATTTCCAATTCTAACCTTTATAAACAAGCTGGAAATTCAGTCAGTATGCCTGTTATTCAAAGATTAGCTTCTGAGATTTTCAAATGCATTGAGAAAATAGAAACCAAGAAAACAAAAGTTCAAAGAGTTTAA
- the mce gene encoding methylmalonyl-CoA epimerase codes for MVNKIEHIGIAVKNMDDANVLFEKMLGVPSYKMEAVESEGVLTSFFQTGNNKIELLVATNPESPIAKFLEKKGEGIHHIAFDVDDIESEISRLKSEGFVLINEVPKKGADNKLVVFLHPKNTNGVLVELCQEIK; via the coding sequence ATGGTAAACAAAATAGAACATATCGGAATTGCGGTAAAAAATATGGACGATGCCAATGTTTTGTTCGAAAAAATGCTTGGCGTTCCCTCGTATAAAATGGAAGCGGTAGAAAGCGAAGGCGTTTTGACTTCTTTTTTTCAGACTGGAAATAATAAAATTGAACTTTTGGTGGCGACAAATCCAGAAAGTCCGATTGCGAAATTTTTAGAAAAAAAAGGAGAAGGAATTCATCATATCGCTTTTGATGTTGATGATATCGAATCTGAAATTTCAAGATTAAAAAGTGAAGGTTTTGTATTGATAAATGAAGTTCCGAAGAAAGGCGCCGACAATAAATTGGTGGTTTTTCTGCATCCGAAGAACACAAATGGCGTTTTGGTGGAGCTTTGCCAAGAAATTAAATAG
- a CDS encoding RidA family protein: MSLNPQEKFESLGLSLPPAPQPLGIYKPYLIDGKYLYLSGHGPVQDDKSLIIGRIGEDMDIEAGKLAARQVGLTMLSTIVTNFGSLSKVKRVIKVLGMVNCTSDFLKHPYVINGCSELFAEVWGQENGIGVRSAVGFGSLPDNIPVEVEALFELY, encoded by the coding sequence ATGAGTTTAAATCCGCAAGAAAAATTCGAAAGTCTAGGTTTATCGCTTCCTCCTGCTCCACAGCCATTGGGAATTTACAAACCGTATTTAATAGACGGAAAATATCTATACTTATCTGGTCACGGACCCGTGCAAGACGATAAATCTTTAATCATCGGACGCATTGGAGAAGATATGGATATTGAAGCAGGAAAATTAGCCGCAAGACAAGTTGGCTTAACTATGCTTTCTACAATCGTGACCAATTTTGGAAGCTTAAGCAAAGTAAAAAGAGTGATCAAAGTTCTCGGAATGGTAAATTGCACATCTGATTTCTTAAAACATCCTTATGTGATTAATGGCTGCAGCGAATTATTTGCAGAAGTTTGGGGACAAGAAAACGGAATCGGTGTAAGAAGCGCCGTAGGTTTTGGATCGCTTCCCGATAATATTCCCGTTGAAGTTGAAGCGCTTTTTGAATTGTATTAA
- a CDS encoding helix-turn-helix transcriptional regulator, whose amino-acid sequence MIRLIIDDYKNFTEKHSVKLIYTIDKKYLSKFGKHLKKMREGKNMSQEELANLADVSLPQITRIERGAVNPTICTVKSLSVGLGVEMSFMFNFDSE is encoded by the coding sequence ATGATTAGATTAATCATAGATGATTATAAGAATTTTACGGAAAAACATTCTGTAAAATTGATTTACACAATAGACAAAAAGTATTTATCAAAGTTTGGGAAGCATCTTAAAAAAATGCGAGAGGGAAAAAATATGTCCCAAGAGGAACTAGCAAATCTTGCTGATGTTTCTTTACCACAAATAACAAGAATAGAAAGGGGTGCAGTAAACCCGACAATTTGTACTGTGAAATCTTTATCTGTAGGGTTGGGTGTTGAAATGTCTTTTATGTTTAACTTTGATAGTGAATAA
- a CDS encoding gluconate:H+ symporter translates to MSILILTACIIFLILQIAWFKINPFIAFIITSLLAALFLGLPVETISPVLQKGLGEMLGSITLIIVFGTCIGKLAVSSGAAKVIAKTVMNWTGRKYVRLGLMITGFIIGIPLFYSVGFVLLVPLIFSVAHQFKLSKVYLGIPMLASLSVAHGFLPPHPSPMALSSILKADIGLVLIYGIIIAIPTILIAGLWFSTRFKNIKTESDQEILNVEEITNEGKLPSFGLSLFSALFPVFGLTITSLLPLISDNEKLIAICKIIGDPSIIMLLSLLLCTYTLGIKMNRSMSSVMDDYTQAIKDVALIVLIVGGAGCLKEVMIVSGVNETIVATLNQVNIHPFLLAWIMAAIIRICVGSATAAGLMTASVLLPLLQSNNLDPNLFVLSVGAGSLMCSHVNDPSFWMFKEYFNISLKDTFKSWTVMESMVSVLGIVFIFILNALIH, encoded by the coding sequence ATGAGCATTTTGATACTCACAGCTTGCATTATTTTCTTGATTTTACAGATTGCTTGGTTTAAAATTAATCCGTTTATCGCGTTTATTATTACGTCGCTTTTGGCCGCACTTTTTTTAGGATTGCCAGTAGAAACGATTTCTCCAGTTTTGCAAAAAGGACTTGGCGAAATGCTCGGATCAATAACTTTGATTATCGTTTTCGGAACTTGCATTGGTAAACTCGCCGTTTCTTCTGGCGCTGCAAAAGTTATTGCCAAAACGGTCATGAATTGGACGGGCAGAAAATATGTTCGCTTGGGTTTAATGATAACTGGATTCATTATCGGAATTCCGCTTTTTTACAGCGTTGGTTTTGTGCTTTTGGTTCCGCTGATATTTTCAGTCGCGCATCAATTTAAATTGTCGAAAGTTTATTTGGGAATTCCGATGCTGGCTTCACTTTCTGTTGCACATGGTTTTCTGCCGCCGCATCCTTCGCCAATGGCTTTGAGCAGTATATTAAAAGCAGATATTGGTTTGGTTTTAATTTACGGAATCATAATCGCCATTCCGACCATTTTAATTGCAGGACTTTGGTTTTCAACTCGCTTTAAAAACATCAAAACCGAATCGGATCAGGAAATTTTAAATGTGGAAGAAATTACAAATGAAGGTAAACTGCCAAGTTTTGGATTGAGTTTATTCTCCGCCTTATTTCCCGTTTTCGGATTGACGATTACTTCTCTACTTCCATTAATTTCAGATAATGAAAAACTGATTGCTATTTGCAAAATTATCGGCGATCCAAGTATCATTATGCTTTTATCGTTGCTGCTTTGTACTTATACCTTAGGAATTAAAATGAACAGAAGTATGTCTTCTGTAATGGACGATTATACACAAGCAATAAAAGATGTCGCTTTAATTGTTTTAATTGTTGGCGGCGCGGGTTGTTTAAAAGAAGTTATGATTGTAAGTGGTGTAAACGAAACTATTGTTGCAACTTTAAATCAAGTTAATATTCATCCGTTTTTATTGGCTTGGATTATGGCGGCGATAATTCGTATTTGTGTTGGTTCTGCAACTGCGGCAGGATTAATGACAGCCAGCGTTTTATTACCTTTACTACAATCTAACAATCTCGATCCCAATCTCTTTGTACTTTCTGTTGGCGCTGGAAGTTTAATGTGTTCGCATGTTAACGATCCGAGCTTTTGGATGTTCAAAGAATATTTCAACATTAGTCTAAAAGACACTTTTAAATCCTGGACAGTAATGGAATCAATGGTTTCTGTTTTAGGAATTGTATTTATATTTATTTTAAACGCTTTAATACATTAA
- a CDS encoding site-specific integrase, with product MKITYNPCVKKKYSTDNFGILQVRRTENRKSTYFSLGVSIKVKDLLKSGLVTSTHSSHKELNKKIEEKILELRKRDSPDEIIIDDVNNDKVSFIQFFKSQLDDYDKRKEIGTYKVHLTSFNHLKSFLDKTNRRDFLFIDLTTSFIRDFDTYLIDEKIAVNTRIKYIKKIKNVYNKGVEFDKFVPIKNPFLSFKTKSAPVNKITLGKKDIETILRVEIEKKDPLYNCKNYFIFQIFAQGIRVSDLMTLRWENLITGEILFYQFKTKKPHKIPLNFIILLRLSDYFLKDEKILNKKFDFTINNIEYNLNYREVEKHYQKLQKESIFDFLLLSNSTKPEDKQKLIELEYCLNQWLEEINKIKHSLKTALILEIVSFAKANSNKFIFPILDNKMFEDVKFNSEKNNLTKYQYNQMSSKTAYYNKQLKKLQEKCGSDVVFTSHLARHSYTGLMIETTNKDIYTISKTLGHSSLSMTEHYVSEFLWERIEESNNDMNNTFLTIS from the coding sequence ATGAAAATCACTTACAATCCTTGTGTTAAAAAAAAATATTCAACTGATAATTTTGGGATTCTTCAAGTAAGAAGAACAGAAAACAGAAAATCTACTTATTTCTCTTTGGGAGTATCAATAAAAGTAAAAGATTTACTAAAAAGTGGTTTAGTCACTAGTACTCATTCAAGTCACAAAGAACTTAATAAAAAAATTGAGGAAAAGATTCTTGAATTAAGAAAAAGAGATTCCCCAGACGAGATAATAATTGACGATGTAAATAACGACAAAGTTTCTTTTATTCAATTTTTCAAAAGTCAATTAGACGATTATGATAAAAGAAAAGAAATTGGAACATACAAAGTTCACCTTACAAGTTTTAATCACCTTAAATCTTTTTTAGACAAAACAAATCGAAGAGATTTTCTCTTTATTGACTTAACAACTTCTTTCATTAGAGACTTTGACACCTATTTAATAGATGAAAAAATAGCTGTAAACACACGTATTAAGTATATTAAAAAAATAAAAAATGTTTACAACAAAGGAGTTGAATTTGACAAATTTGTTCCAATCAAAAATCCTTTTCTTTCTTTTAAAACAAAATCTGCTCCCGTTAACAAAATAACCCTTGGAAAAAAAGATATTGAAACAATTTTAAGAGTCGAAATTGAAAAGAAAGACCCCCTCTATAACTGTAAAAATTATTTCATCTTTCAAATTTTTGCTCAAGGAATTAGAGTAAGTGATTTAATGACTTTAAGATGGGAAAATCTAATAACAGGAGAAATTTTATTTTACCAATTTAAAACTAAGAAACCACATAAAATCCCATTAAATTTCATAATTCTATTGAGATTGAGTGACTACTTTTTAAAAGATGAGAAAATTTTAAACAAGAAATTTGATTTTACTATAAACAATATTGAATATAACTTGAACTATAGAGAAGTAGAAAAACACTATCAAAAATTACAAAAAGAGAGTATTTTTGATTTTTTACTTTTAAGTAACTCAACAAAACCCGAGGACAAACAAAAACTAATAGAATTAGAATACTGTCTAAATCAGTGGTTGGAAGAAATAAATAAAATCAAACATTCCTTAAAAACTGCTCTCATTCTTGAAATTGTAAGTTTTGCAAAAGCAAATTCTAACAAATTTATTTTTCCAATTCTTGACAATAAGATGTTTGAAGATGTTAAATTCAATTCTGAAAAAAACAATTTAACAAAATACCAATATAATCAAATGTCTTCAAAAACTGCTTATTACAACAAACAGTTAAAAAAACTACAAGAGAAATGTGGGTCAGATGTTGTATTCACTAGTCATCTAGCAAGACATTCCTATACTGGTTTAATGATTGAAACTACAAACAAAGACATTTACACGATTTCAAAAACATTAGGTCACAGTAGTCTATCAATGACCGAACATTATGTAAGTGAGTTTTTATGGGAGAGAATTGAGGAAAGTAATAATGATATGAATAACACATTTTTGACCATATCTTAA
- a CDS encoding amidohydrolase: MKIALIQTDLFWEDALKNRENFDSKINEIDSEINLIVLPEMFSTGFTMNASDVAETMKGETVEWMKLKAKQKNAAITGSVVITENGNFYNRMFFVFPSGDFKYYDKRHLFSLAGENEFYTPGTEKVIVDYLDWKICLQICYDLRFPVFARNVENYDLLLYVANWPKVRTSAWDTLLNARAIENLSYVVGVNRIGFDDNNFEHNGHTQLIDFWGNYIIKPQETEGVFVAELDKNIMLETRRKLNFLGDRDHFEIKI, encoded by the coding sequence ATGAAAATTGCTTTGATTCAAACAGACCTTTTTTGGGAAGATGCTTTAAAAAATAGAGAAAATTTCGATTCAAAAATTAATGAAATTGATTCGGAAATAAATTTAATTGTACTTCCTGAAATGTTTTCAACGGGTTTTACAATGAATGCTTCGGATGTTGCAGAAACCATGAAAGGTGAAACTGTTGAATGGATGAAATTAAAGGCAAAACAAAAAAATGCTGCCATAACAGGAAGTGTCGTTATTACCGAAAATGGAAATTTTTATAATCGAATGTTTTTTGTTTTTCCTTCTGGGGATTTTAAATATTATGACAAAAGACATTTGTTTTCGCTTGCGGGAGAAAATGAGTTTTACACTCCAGGAACTGAGAAAGTAATTGTTGATTATTTAGACTGGAAAATTTGCTTACAGATTTGTTACGATTTGCGATTTCCAGTTTTTGCGAGAAATGTAGAAAATTACGATCTGCTTTTATATGTTGCTAACTGGCCAAAAGTGAGAACTAGTGCTTGGGATACTTTGCTAAATGCGCGCGCGATAGAAAATCTATCTTATGTTGTGGGAGTAAACAGAATAGGTTTTGATGATAATAATTTTGAGCATAACGGACATACGCAACTTATTGATTTCTGGGGAAATTATATAATAAAGCCACAAGAAACAGAAGGTGTTTTTGTGGCTGAATTGGATAAAAATATAATGTTGGAAACTCGCAGAAAACTGAATTTTCTAGGAGATCGTGATCATTTCGAAATTAAAATCTAG
- a CDS encoding Ig-like domain-containing protein, protein MLKNTLKYISFIILISMISCAKRGSITGGLKDTLAPVLISSYPENYSTNFKGNTITLNFDEYIKLKNLNKQLIISPPMKHEPLFSPTSVSKFIKIDIKDTLQPNTTYSFNFGQAITDNNEGNAINQFKYVFSTGPYIDSLKLSGRIKDAKDKYVDNFVSVMLYEVNDKFKDSTIYKDFPRYITNTLDSLRTFQFENLKEGKYLLVALKDKGGNNKFNPKDDKIGFLKHYITIPTDTVYEIELFKEVLPFKAFKPIQASGNRLLLPYEGKQDLKNAKPKIVLKNGNEVLETIVTQFPKKDSLQLWFKPLKADSLSLQVSKDNFDKKFSLKIKNMKKDTLNITAVQNGVINFRERFTLETETPLVKFDKSKISLVNKDSTAVDFTTEYDEFDQKLYIDFKKDPVEKYNFTFLPGALTDFYEKTNDTLSFKLTTKELEDYGNLVLNLKNVKRFPIIVDITNKKGDEVLASAYSEGETKITFNLVVPTEFTIRVIYDDNKNKIYDTGNFLKKTYSEEVFYHQKGVDVRSNWDVDESIDLSIPFSPEVEKKTDDKKKKEAEKKRKAF, encoded by the coding sequence ATGTTGAAAAACACCTTAAAATATATTTCATTCATTATTCTAATATCAATGATAAGCTGCGCTAAAAGAGGCAGTATTACCGGCGGTTTAAAAGATACTTTAGCTCCAGTTTTGATATCCAGTTATCCTGAAAATTACAGTACAAACTTCAAAGGAAATACGATTACTTTAAATTTTGATGAATATATCAAGCTTAAAAACCTGAACAAACAGCTTATTATTTCTCCGCCGATGAAGCACGAGCCACTTTTCTCGCCAACATCGGTTAGTAAATTTATTAAAATCGACATTAAAGATACTTTACAGCCTAATACTACTTACAGTTTTAACTTTGGACAGGCAATTACAGATAACAATGAAGGAAATGCTATAAATCAGTTTAAGTATGTTTTCTCCACTGGTCCGTATATTGACTCTTTAAAATTAAGCGGCCGAATTAAAGATGCAAAAGATAAATATGTAGATAATTTTGTTTCTGTAATGCTGTATGAAGTAAATGACAAATTTAAAGATTCTACTATTTACAAAGATTTTCCGCGATATATTACCAACACTTTAGATAGTTTGAGAACTTTTCAGTTTGAGAATTTAAAAGAAGGGAAGTATCTTTTGGTTGCTTTGAAGGATAAAGGAGGGAATAATAAATTTAATCCGAAAGACGATAAAATCGGATTTTTAAAACATTATATCACGATTCCGACTGATACGGTTTACGAAATAGAATTATTTAAAGAAGTATTGCCTTTCAAAGCTTTTAAACCAATTCAGGCTTCTGGAAACAGATTATTGCTTCCATACGAAGGAAAACAAGATCTTAAAAATGCTAAACCAAAAATCGTTCTTAAAAACGGAAATGAAGTTTTGGAAACCATAGTTACGCAATTCCCTAAAAAAGACTCACTTCAGCTTTGGTTTAAGCCTCTAAAAGCAGATTCATTATCATTGCAAGTATCAAAAGATAACTTTGATAAAAAGTTTTCTTTGAAGATTAAAAACATGAAAAAGGACACCTTAAATATTACGGCGGTACAAAATGGGGTTATCAATTTTAGAGAACGTTTTACGCTGGAAACCGAGACTCCTTTGGTAAAATTTGACAAATCTAAAATTTCATTGGTCAATAAAGATTCTACAGCAGTTGATTTTACTACAGAATACGACGAATTTGACCAAAAATTATATATCGATTTCAAGAAAGATCCTGTTGAGAAGTATAATTTTACATTCTTGCCAGGCGCTTTGACTGACTTTTACGAAAAGACAAATGACACTTTATCTTTTAAATTAACTACAAAAGAATTAGAAGATTATGGTAATTTGGTATTGAATCTCAAAAATGTAAAACGTTTTCCGATTATTGTAGATATAACAAACAAAAAAGGAGACGAAGTACTTGCGAGTGCATATTCTGAAGGCGAAACCAAAATTACATTCAATTTAGTTGTTCCTACAGAATTTACGATTCGTGTCATTTATGACGACAATAAAAATAAAATTTACGACACCGGAAATTTCTTAAAGAAAACCTATTCTGAGGAAGTGTTTTATCATCAAAAGGGCGTCGATGTCCGATCGAATTGGGATGTAGACGAAAGTATTGACCTTAGCATACCATTTAGTCCAGAAGTCGAGAAAAAGACAGACGACAAAAAGAAAAAAGAAGCCGAAAAGAAACGGAAGGCTTTCTAG
- a CDS encoding very short patch repair endonuclease encodes MDRLTPEQRSKTMQAIKSTATKGEVRLAKALWKLGYRYRKNNKKIFGRPDLTFAKYKIAIFVDSEFFHGKDWETEQLRIKSNREYWIPKIQRNIERDQEVNAFLISKNWIILRFWSKEIEKNLEVCVAKIEGAIMIRSI; translated from the coding sequence ATGGATAGATTGACTCCCGAGCAGAGGAGCAAAACTATGCAGGCGATAAAAAGCACTGCTACAAAAGGCGAAGTAAGGCTTGCTAAAGCGTTATGGAAATTGGGTTACAGATATCGAAAAAATAATAAAAAGATATTTGGAAGACCGGATCTAACTTTTGCCAAATATAAAATCGCGATTTTTGTGGACAGCGAATTCTTTCACGGAAAAGATTGGGAAACAGAACAATTAAGAATCAAATCGAATCGGGAATATTGGATTCCGAAAATTCAGAGAAATATAGAAAGAGATCAGGAAGTTAATGCGTTTCTTATTTCGAAAAACTGGATAATTTTACGATTTTGGAGTAAAGAAATTGAGAAAAATCTTGAAGTATGTGTCGCCAAAATTGAAGGAGCAATTATGATTCGGAGTATTTAA